A window of the Lactuca sativa cultivar Salinas chromosome 7, Lsat_Salinas_v11, whole genome shotgun sequence genome harbors these coding sequences:
- the LOC111905688 gene encoding uncharacterized protein LOC111905688, which translates to MASSYSISSSLNRSSKKSTVNDPKTCDCGFPARILTSTTPKNPGRHFMVCNEGKCKYWKWLDVELVQMPLMEVVEGMKAELVALKTEVEKVKEDMEQMKKEKYYDAIAMKEKIYKFTIGFLFLIIVYMMK; encoded by the exons ATGGCTTCCTCCTACAGCATCTCATCCTCCCTCAATCGATCAAGCAAGAAATCCACAGTGAATGATCCAAAAACTTGTGATTGTGGGTTCCCTGCACGTATTCTAACATCAACAACACCAAAGAATCCAGGGAGGCATTTCATGGTGTGCAATGAG GGTAAATGCAAATATTGGAAATGGTTGGATGTAGAACTTGTACAAATGCCTCTGATGGAAGTGGTGGAGGGAATGAAAGCTGAATTAGTAGCATTGAAGACCGAAGTAGAGAAGGTGAAGGAAGATATGGAACAGATGAAGAAGGAAAAGTACTATGATGCCATTGCAATGAAGGAGAAAATATATAAGTTTACCATTGGATTTCTTTTTCTGATCATCGTGTATATGATGAAATGA
- the LOC111884804 gene encoding uncharacterized protein LOC111884804, with amino-acid sequence MASSPNPTDQNFIVVDFHYNGQFAPNPLVYFDPDRASVRDVDFSGFGYEQFMEFLHKLTKSRSKDIYFYLPQESLDLGIHTLVNDGDYKEFLDLTYANDKRMNVYVDHHNEPIFDWIEAEESESENEDLDEDEDSVIQDSYFVDHEEDDATYPFPANKTARDRFLNILCEPIESEDQDDEYVPPQYPMYDERQPWDQMKPIIGMRFCNPTELKHMLSNYAVANGYDLWFEKNNSDRLLVKCCKKNKSPSCPFRLWASWMGKEKTFQIKSLVNEHNCCRVFKFGSIVTYRWIGKHFMSQIIENPKMSARKMKAKVSTTFNINVSVGQCRNAKKFALQEIEGSLIEHYGRLWSYGEEIIRSNPGSTVRLDVDIMPDSTTLFSKFYVCFKVVRDGWLEGCKPVIGLDGCFLKGIVRGEVISAVGRDANNHIYPLAWVVVCVENKETWKWFIDLLMDDINGGLGAGITLLSDGHKGLLQAVKERCPEAEHKQCARHILANFNKRFTGQQYIKLFWRAVRASTVEKFRGVMEKIKSIDTHAYDYLIDRDPTTWSKAFFQEGRDCDAVENGVSESFNSAIRHARRRPIITMLEEIRLFVMERIYTQRVEGMEWDLLICPTIRKRIEDLKVKQRLWGVTPCGYQKYEVRFTDVAYGVDLIAKKCACRIWQLTGIPCLHGVAAISYLNHDAEAYVSQSYTTEAYLK; translated from the exons ATGGCATCATCTCCAAATCCTACTGATCAGAACTTCATTGTAGTGGATTTCCACTACAATGGTCAGTTTGCACCCAATCCCTTAGTTTACTTTGATCCCGACAGAGCATCAGTGCGAGATGTTGACTTCAGTGGGTTTGGGTATGAGCAATTCATGGAATTCCTTCACAAGCTCACCAAATCGAGAAGCAAAGACATCTATTTCTACCTTCCACAAGAGTCTTTAGATCTTGGAATTCATACACTGGTGAACGACGGTGATTACAAGGAATTTTTGGATTTGACGTATGCTAATGACAAGAGAATGAATGTATATGTGGATCACCATAATGAACCTATCTTCGACTGGATTGAGGCTGAGGAAAGTGAAAGTGAAAACGAAGACTTAGATGAAGATGAGGATTCAGTTATTCAAGATTCATATTTTGTTGATCATGAAGAAGATGATGCTACCTATCCATTTCCAGCAAACAAAACTGCACGTGATAGATTTTTAAACATCCTTTGTGAACCTATAGAGAGTGAAGATCAAGATGATGAATACGTGCCACCCCAGTACCCTATGTATGATGAGAGACAACCATGGGATCAGATGAAACCAATTATAGGTATGCGATTTTGTAACCCTACTGAGCTTAAACATATGTTAAGCAATTATGCAGTTGCTAATGGGTATGATCTATGGTTTGAAAAAAATAACTCTGATAGATTGTTAGTGAAATGTTGCAAAAAGAATAAGTCACCATCTTGCCCTTTCAGACTATGGGCCTCCTGGATGGgtaaagaaaagacttttcaGATCAAATCTCTAGTGAATGAACATAATTGTTGTAGGGTGTTTAAGTTTGGGTCAATTGTAACTTATAGATGGATAGGGAAACATTTTATGAGTCAAATTATAGAGAACCCAAAAATGAGTGCAAGGAAGATGAAAGCTAAAGTGTCAACAACATTCAACATAAATGTGAGTGTGGGGCAATGCAGAAATGCAAAGAAATTTGCATTACAAGAGATTGAAGGAAGTTTAATTGAACATTATGGGAGATTGTGGTCATATGGTGAGGAAATTATCAGGTCAAATCCTGGGTCTACTGTGAGATTGGATGTAGACATCATGCCAGATTCCACAACTTTGTTTTCTAAGTTTTATGTGTGTTTCAAAGTTGTAAGGGATGGTTGGTTAGAAGGGTGCAAGCCTGTAATTGGGCTTGATGGTTGCTTTTTAAAGGGTATAGTTAGAGGAGAAGTTATTTCAGCTGTTGGGAGAGATGCAAACAACCACATCTACCCTTTAGCATGGGTTGTGGTATGTGTTGAGAATAAAGAAACATGGAAGTGGTTCATAGATTTGCTTATGGATGACATTAATGGTGGTCTTGGTGCAGGCATTACCCTTCTTTCTGATGGACACAAG GGGTTATTACAAGCAGTTAAGGAAAGATGTCCAGAAGCTGAACATAAACAATGTGCTAGACACATTCTGGCCAATTTTAATAAAAGGTTTACTGGTcaacaatacataaagttattttggagGGCTGTAAGGGCTAGTACTGTGGAGAAGTTCAGAGGTGTAATGGAGAAGATCAAATCTATTGATACTCATGCTTATGATTACCTTATAGACAGAGATCCTACTACCTGGTCTAAGGCATTCTTTCAAGAAGGAAGAGACTGTGATGCAGTGGAGAATGGGGTCAGTGAGAGTTTCAATTCTGCTATTAGGCATGCTAGAAGGAGACCTATAATCACTATGCTGGAGGAGATTAGGTTATTTGTGATGGAAAGGATATACACTCAAAGAGTTGAAGGAATGGAATGGgatttgcttatatgtccaaCTATTAGGAAGCGTATAGAAGATCTGAAGGTTAAACAGAG ATTGTGGGGAGTTACTCCTTGTGGTTATCAAAAGTATGAGGTTAGATTCACTGATGTTGCATATGGAGTGGATCTAATTGCAAAGAAGTGTGCCTGTAGAATATGGCAACTTACAGGGATACCATGCTTACATGGAGTGGCAGCAATATCTTACTTAAATCATGATGCTGAGGCATATGTGTCCCAATCATACACTACTGAGGCTTACCTAAAATGA